In Ruminococcaceae bacterium BL-4, one DNA window encodes the following:
- a CDS encoding conserved protein of unknown function (Evidence 4 : Unknown function but conserved in other organisms) codes for MSVGEVLFGLLAIVGLCDLFRSVVFWIYNDRKEGEIILTLHLSGHREDAEYLMRSALQKLKAAKGVSQKRLLVIDDGMDQETRKICEILLQGQPQATICSEKDAPTEVCKMR; via the coding sequence ATGTCTGTGGGGGAGGTACTTTTTGGACTGTTAGCAATTGTTGGCTTATGCGACCTTTTTCGCTCAGTGGTTTTTTGGATTTACAATGACCGAAAAGAAGGAGAAATCATATTGACATTGCATCTTTCTGGTCACAGGGAAGACGCTGAGTATTTGATGCGCAGTGCTTTACAGAAACTAAAGGCAGCGAAAGGCGTTTCTCAAAAACGTCTTTTAGTAATTGATGATGGGATGGACCAAGAGACCAGAAAGATTTGTGAAATTCTGTTGCAGGGACAGCCGCAGGCAACAATTTGCAGCGAAAAAGATGCTCCTACCGAGGTTTGCAAAATGCGGTAG
- the recD2 gene encoding ATP-dependent RecD-like DNA helicase, with the protein MAEEEKLLEMTGSIERVVFQNDKNGYAILEINNGEELVTAVGTIPGAAPGEELHLVGIWGEHPTFGRQFQVQAFERLRPHSSEAILQYLSSGAVKGIGPRTAQRLVEAFGENTLEVIEKEPDRLTSIQGITLNKAKKINEYFCQVTSIREVILYLSQYGITPQESVRAYQIFGSGTPDIVQENPYRLCEEGVSIGFHRVDEIAASMERPADDDCRIRAGLIFVLRHNLQNGHTYLPKDKLIPAAAGMLGVSIEQTNSVMEELLLDGTLDSCEIHSRVCCFLPDYYEAENYAADRLKMMLEFPSQPIQNVEEKIDCFESSTGLNYAPEQREAICAAVTGGILVLTGGPGTGKTTTLHAIIHLLKQNGEKVFLAAPTGRAAKRMSQMTGEEAKTIHRLLQVEWGENDQPVFSCNEKNRLECDALIVDELSMMDAKLFESLLKALPMGCRLILVGDRNQLPSVGAGNVLGDLIDSGKLPVVALKHIFRQAMESLIITNAHAVLEGKMPILNDHSRDFFFLPCSEPEKISKTVIDLVKRRLPESYGYSGMTDLQVLSMARKGDLGTIELNRRLQAVLNPADRTKAEIRVGPFLFREGDKVMQIKNNYHIAWEEQDGSQGEGVFNGDMGILQKIDRRASILQVEMDGRLITYELGMAKELELAYAMTIHKSQGSEFDAVVMPVYPGPPQLLYRNLLYTAITRAKSLLILVGTQQTIRTMVENDKKMKRFSGLCAFLTGDENHEPDSD; encoded by the coding sequence ATGGCAGAGGAAGAGAAGCTTTTAGAGATGACCGGTTCCATCGAGCGGGTCGTTTTTCAAAATGATAAAAATGGATATGCAATTTTGGAGATTAATAATGGGGAAGAATTAGTGACCGCGGTAGGGACGATTCCTGGTGCTGCCCCAGGAGAAGAGCTGCATCTTGTGGGTATTTGGGGAGAGCATCCGACTTTTGGAAGACAGTTTCAGGTGCAGGCTTTTGAGCGGCTTCGACCGCATTCCAGTGAAGCAATTTTACAGTATCTTTCTTCCGGAGCGGTCAAGGGGATTGGTCCTCGGACCGCTCAAAGATTGGTGGAAGCATTCGGAGAAAATACTTTAGAGGTTATTGAAAAAGAGCCGGACCGATTGACTTCTATTCAGGGAATTACACTGAATAAAGCAAAAAAGATCAACGAATATTTTTGTCAAGTAACCTCGATCCGTGAAGTGATTCTTTATCTTTCTCAGTATGGAATCACCCCGCAGGAGTCGGTGCGCGCATATCAGATTTTTGGTTCAGGGACGCCGGATATTGTGCAGGAAAATCCATATCGCTTGTGTGAAGAGGGAGTTTCGATTGGCTTTCACCGCGTAGATGAGATTGCTGCATCGATGGAACGTCCGGCGGATGATGACTGTCGTATTCGTGCGGGACTTATTTTCGTTTTACGCCATAATCTGCAAAACGGGCATACCTATCTTCCAAAGGATAAACTAATTCCTGCGGCGGCGGGAATGCTTGGCGTTTCAATCGAACAAACGAATTCTGTGATGGAAGAACTGCTTTTGGACGGAACGCTTGATTCATGCGAGATTCATTCAAGAGTTTGCTGCTTTTTGCCGGATTATTATGAGGCAGAGAATTATGCTGCAGACCGTCTAAAAATGATGTTGGAATTTCCATCTCAGCCAATTCAGAATGTAGAGGAAAAAATTGATTGCTTTGAAAGTTCCACGGGATTAAACTATGCACCGGAGCAGAGAGAAGCAATTTGTGCAGCCGTTACCGGTGGAATTCTGGTGCTCACGGGGGGCCCGGGTACTGGAAAAACCACGACGTTGCATGCCATCATTCATTTGTTAAAACAAAATGGAGAAAAAGTTTTTCTAGCAGCTCCGACTGGGCGTGCGGCGAAACGAATGAGCCAAATGACAGGAGAAGAAGCGAAAACAATCCACCGCCTTTTGCAGGTGGAGTGGGGAGAAAATGATCAGCCGGTTTTTTCCTGCAATGAAAAAAATCGTTTGGAATGTGATGCTCTGATTGTGGACGAGCTGTCAATGATGGATGCAAAACTTTTTGAGTCTCTTTTAAAAGCTTTGCCGATGGGATGTCGGCTGATTCTTGTAGGGGATCGAAATCAGCTTCCGTCTGTCGGTGCCGGCAATGTATTAGGGGACTTGATCGATTCGGGAAAGCTTCCTGTTGTTGCATTAAAACATATTTTCAGGCAGGCGATGGAAAGCCTGATTATCACCAACGCACATGCGGTTTTGGAAGGGAAAATGCCGATCCTCAATGATCACAGCAGGGATTTCTTCTTTTTGCCGTGCAGTGAACCGGAGAAGATTTCAAAGACAGTTATTGATCTGGTGAAGCGACGTTTACCGGAATCCTACGGCTATTCGGGGATGACAGATCTTCAGGTTTTGTCGATGGCACGAAAAGGCGATTTGGGAACGATTGAGCTGAATCGTCGGCTTCAGGCGGTTTTAAACCCAGCTGACCGTACAAAAGCTGAGATTCGGGTTGGTCCGTTTTTATTTCGCGAAGGCGATAAAGTGATGCAGATTAAAAACAATTATCATATTGCATGGGAAGAGCAAGACGGATCTCAGGGAGAAGGTGTCTTTAACGGGGATATGGGAATTCTGCAAAAAATTGACCGTCGAGCTTCTATACTACAAGTCGAAATGGACGGCCGTTTGATTACCTATGAATTGGGCATGGCAAAAGAGCTGGAGCTTGCCTATGCAATGACCATTCATAAAAGTCAAGGCAGTGAATTTGATGCGGTTGTAATGCCTGTTTATCCGGGTCCTCCACAGCTCTTATATCGAAATTTGCTTTACACGGCCATTACAAGAGCGAAAAGTTTACTGATTTTGGTCGGAACACAGCAAACAATTCGTACTATGGTAGAAAACGATAAGAAAATGAAGCGCTTTTCAGGACTTTGTGCCTTTTTAACGGGAGACGAAAATCATGAACCAGATTCTGACTAA
- the mbl gene encoding Cell shape-determining protein Mbl translates to MLGTDIAIDLGTYAIKLFVNGQGVTIHEPSVVTIDTEKNQVTAVGKKAYEMLGRTGNRLRVERPLQNGVISNFDLAQYLVSHYIHELGAKKMVMPRVVVSVPCNITEVEKRAVVDSISAAGVRKICLIQEPIAAAMGAGIDISSPHGVLVVDIGCGTTDMAVLSLRGVSNSKIVKIAGQKFDEAIARFIRNKYHLQIGERMAEACKIAIGGVLPRTDFVTTFTAKGKDTENGLPAWAEVTSEEVLEAMTEPAMDIVHAVQKLMEETDPELLGDVFSDGIILTGGSAKIYGFADLLSKHVGMPVRVADDPELCVALGAGQAIPFIEDLEKKREGIINPLSAAY, encoded by the coding sequence TTGCTCGGTACCGATATTGCCATTGATCTAGGCACTTATGCGATCAAACTTTTTGTAAATGGACAGGGAGTTACTATTCATGAGCCGTCGGTTGTTACAATCGATACGGAAAAGAATCAGGTAACGGCGGTCGGGAAAAAAGCTTATGAGATGCTCGGACGTACCGGAAATAGACTTCGTGTGGAGCGTCCATTGCAAAATGGAGTAATTTCTAATTTTGATTTAGCACAGTATCTTGTCAGCCACTATATTCATGAACTAGGCGCAAAAAAGATGGTGATGCCACGGGTGGTCGTGAGCGTTCCATGTAATATTACCGAAGTGGAAAAACGTGCAGTTGTGGATTCGATCAGTGCGGCGGGAGTACGAAAAATTTGTTTAATTCAGGAACCAATCGCAGCGGCAATGGGGGCTGGAATCGATATTAGTTCTCCACATGGTGTTTTAGTGGTCGATATTGGCTGCGGAACAACGGATATGGCAGTTTTGTCTTTGCGCGGGGTTTCAAATTCCAAAATTGTTAAAATTGCGGGGCAAAAGTTTGATGAAGCGATTGCCCGTTTCATTCGTAATAAATATCATTTGCAGATAGGTGAACGAATGGCAGAAGCCTGCAAAATTGCGATTGGCGGTGTTTTGCCCAGAACGGATTTTGTAACAACATTTACTGCCAAAGGAAAAGATACAGAGAATGGACTTCCGGCGTGGGCAGAGGTTACCAGCGAAGAAGTTTTGGAGGCAATGACGGAACCGGCGATGGATATTGTCCATGCGGTTCAGAAATTGATGGAAGAAACGGACCCCGAACTTTTAGGGGATGTTTTTTCGGACGGCATTATTCTGACTGGTGGTTCTGCAAAAATTTATGGGTTTGCAGATCTTCTTTCTAAGCACGTTGGGATGCCTGTGAGAGTCGCAGATGATCCGGAACTATGTGTTGCATTGGGTGCGGGCCAAGCAATTCCTTTTATTGAAGATTTGGAAAAGAAGCGCGAAGGAATTATCAATCCTTTGAGTGCCGCTTATTAA
- a CDS encoding Radical SAM protein: MRYEGIVYRPPSEARSLIIQLTIGCARNTCTFCTMYKEKNFRIRKLEDVVNDLKESRNTYSYVHRIFLADGDALIVKTPDLLYILSEIRRLFPECERVTSYGAPADVLLKTPEELLQLRKAGLEMVYIGAESGDNEVLKNIRKGVSAEETVEACLKLKKAGIKVSMMLISGMGSRVRSKEHALASAKITSLIKPEYVSFLTLRVYPGTPLYDQVKNGEFQRMSPMELLDELKLFLKNVDSEGSVFRSNHASNYVDLGGNLNRDIPRMLAQIEEAQADHDFKPDFMRGL; the protein is encoded by the coding sequence ATGCGATATGAAGGCATTGTTTATCGTCCACCGAGTGAAGCCAGAAGCTTGATTATTCAGCTTACCATTGGATGTGCCAGAAACACCTGTACCTTCTGTACAATGTATAAAGAAAAAAACTTTCGAATTCGTAAGCTGGAAGATGTTGTTAACGATCTAAAAGAATCACGGAATACTTATTCCTATGTACACCGAATCTTTTTGGCAGACGGAGATGCTTTAATTGTAAAGACTCCGGATCTGCTTTATATTCTCAGCGAAATTCGCCGTCTTTTCCCGGAATGCGAACGAGTAACCTCCTATGGTGCTCCGGCAGATGTTCTTCTGAAAACGCCGGAGGAATTGTTGCAGCTGCGCAAAGCCGGCCTTGAAATGGTTTATATTGGTGCTGAAAGCGGCGACAATGAAGTCCTAAAAAACATTCGAAAAGGCGTTTCTGCAGAAGAAACAGTTGAAGCCTGTCTAAAGCTCAAAAAAGCTGGAATTAAAGTCTCTATGATGCTGATTTCCGGCATGGGCAGCCGCGTCCGCTCCAAAGAACACGCACTTGCAAGCGCCAAGATCACCTCTTTGATCAAGCCCGAATATGTCAGCTTTTTGACTTTGCGGGTTTATCCTGGAACCCCTCTTTATGACCAAGTAAAGAATGGTGAATTTCAGCGAATGTCCCCTATGGAACTGCTCGATGAGCTTAAACTCTTTCTCAAAAATGTAGACAGCGAAGGTTCCGTTTTCCGTTCTAATCACGCTTCTAACTATGTAGATTTAGGAGGAAATCTAAATCGGGATATTCCAAGAATGCTTGCACAAATTGAAGAAGCGCAAGCTGATCACGATTTTAAACCAGACTTTATGCGCGGGTTATAA
- the metY gene encoding O-acetyl-L-homoserine sulfhydrylase — MQQYRPDTVCIHAGYTPKNGEPRVLPIVQSTTYRYETGEQMGKLFDLEEDGFFYTRIANPTLDAVEKKIAALEGGVGAMLTSSGMAASFMATFNICPTGSHIVSSNAIYGGTFNLFNKTMREMGIETTFVHPSATKEELEAAFQENTRAVFCETLSNPSLVVTDLELFAQVAHEHGVPLIVDNTFPTPINCRPFEFGADIVVHSTTKYMDGHAVQLGGVIVDSGNFDWTNGKYPALTEPDESYHGITYTKQFGKAAYITKARVHMMRDLGAQAAPMNAFLLNLGLETLALRMERHCSNAQKVAEFLEKHPKVSWINYPGLASSPYYQLAQKYLPNGSSGVVSFGVKGGREAASKFMSGLKLASIVTHVADLRTCVLHPASTTHRQMSDQELLEAGVKPDLIRFSVGIENPNDILEDLEQALKQV, encoded by the coding sequence ATGCAGCAGTATCGTCCGGATACCGTATGTATCCACGCAGGCTATACGCCGAAAAATGGGGAACCGCGTGTACTTCCGATTGTTCAAAGTACTACTTATCGGTATGAGACAGGAGAACAGATGGGAAAGCTGTTTGACCTGGAGGAGGATGGATTTTTCTACACACGGATTGCAAACCCCACTTTGGATGCAGTGGAAAAGAAGATTGCTGCATTAGAAGGCGGCGTAGGTGCAATGCTGACTTCTTCCGGAATGGCAGCATCTTTTATGGCAACCTTTAATATTTGCCCAACGGGGAGCCATATCGTTTCGAGTAATGCGATTTATGGCGGTACTTTTAATTTATTTAATAAAACAATGCGCGAGATGGGGATAGAGACTACTTTTGTGCATCCGTCGGCAACAAAAGAAGAATTGGAAGCAGCTTTTCAGGAAAATACCCGTGCGGTTTTCTGCGAGACCCTTTCCAACCCGTCTTTGGTTGTAACGGATCTGGAACTTTTTGCGCAGGTTGCTCATGAGCATGGGGTTCCTCTAATTGTCGATAACACATTCCCAACGCCAATTAACTGCCGCCCATTTGAATTTGGGGCGGATATTGTTGTTCATTCTACCACGAAATACATGGATGGCCATGCAGTACAGTTGGGCGGCGTTATTGTAGACAGCGGAAATTTTGACTGGACAAACGGGAAATATCCGGCGTTAACGGAGCCGGATGAATCCTATCATGGAATCACCTATACAAAGCAGTTTGGAAAAGCAGCTTATATTACAAAAGCCAGAGTGCATATGATGCGTGATCTGGGTGCGCAGGCAGCTCCGATGAATGCATTTCTTCTAAACCTTGGGCTAGAGACACTGGCTCTGAGGATGGAACGTCACTGTTCCAATGCACAAAAGGTCGCAGAATTTTTGGAGAAGCACCCGAAAGTGTCTTGGATTAACTATCCGGGACTTGCGAGCAGCCCGTATTATCAGCTTGCACAAAAGTATCTGCCAAATGGAAGCAGCGGTGTGGTGTCGTTTGGCGTGAAGGGAGGAAGAGAGGCTGCCAGTAAATTTATGTCTGGCTTAAAGCTCGCTTCCATCGTAACGCATGTGGCGGATCTGCGTACTTGTGTATTACATCCTGCAAGCACAACGCATCGTCAGATGAGCGATCAGGAACTTTTAGAAGCCGGCGTAAAACCGGATCTGATTCGCTTCTCCGTTGGAATCGAAAATCCGAATGATATTTTGGAAGATTTGGAACAGGCTTTGAAACAGGTCTGA
- the murC gene encoding UDP-N-acetylmuramate--L-alanine ligase, which translates to MDDILSRVKKIHFIGIGGSGMCPIAEILIHRGYQISGSDNSESDTLARVRTYGIPVYMGQKAENLHDAELVVYSAAIKEDNPERVAARERKIPEIERSVMLGMVVRRYPDSICVSGTHGKTTTTGLITTILIDAGRDPSAVIGGKLPSIGTNGRAGHSSTIVCEACEYVDTFLQLYPAVSVILNVDADHLDYFKNLSNIIKSFHQFATQTSRAVVANGDDLNSQKALEGIDNLEIITFGLDPKNRYYATNIAPTKGAKENFDIVKDGTPLCNVTLGIPGKHNIYNALAAFAVADFFGVPVESIKKSLHTFTGVHRRFEILGHFDGITVADDFAHHPTELTATLSAAMHMGFHEVWAIFQPHTFSRTAMLLDDFAKALTIPDHVIVSEILPVRETNTYHIYAEDLVKKVPGAVYRKTFPEITDYVIEKAKPGDLILTLGGGDVYKCANQIVKRYQEKA; encoded by the coding sequence ATGGATGATATTTTATCACGTGTTAAAAAAATTCACTTTATCGGAATTGGCGGTTCCGGCATGTGCCCTATCGCTGAAATTCTGATTCATCGTGGATATCAAATTTCCGGTTCCGACAACAGTGAATCTGACACACTCGCAAGAGTGCGCACTTACGGAATCCCGGTTTATATGGGACAAAAAGCCGAAAATCTGCATGACGCAGAGCTAGTCGTCTATTCGGCCGCTATTAAAGAAGATAATCCGGAACGAGTTGCCGCGAGGGAACGTAAAATTCCCGAAATTGAACGCAGCGTCATGCTGGGGATGGTGGTTCGCCGGTATCCGGACAGTATCTGTGTTTCCGGGACCCATGGAAAGACGACAACAACCGGATTAATCACTACAATCTTAATAGACGCTGGCCGTGATCCTTCTGCTGTAATCGGCGGAAAGCTTCCCTCTATCGGCACAAACGGACGTGCAGGGCATTCCAGCACCATTGTCTGCGAAGCCTGCGAATATGTTGATACCTTTTTGCAGCTGTATCCCGCAGTTTCCGTGATTCTGAATGTAGACGCGGATCATCTCGATTATTTTAAAAATCTTTCTAACATTATCAAGTCTTTTCATCAGTTTGCAACACAGACTTCTCGTGCAGTCGTTGCAAACGGAGATGATTTAAACTCTCAAAAAGCACTTGAGGGCATTGATAATCTGGAAATTATTACGTTTGGACTTGATCCTAAAAATCGCTATTATGCGACAAATATTGCCCCGACTAAAGGCGCAAAAGAAAATTTTGATATCGTAAAAGATGGAACACCTCTTTGCAATGTGACGTTGGGAATTCCAGGCAAACATAACATTTATAATGCACTTGCAGCATTTGCAGTAGCAGACTTCTTTGGTGTTCCCGTAGAATCCATCAAAAAGAGTCTGCATACTTTTACCGGTGTCCACCGCCGTTTTGAAATTCTGGGGCACTTCGACGGCATCACGGTCGCCGATGATTTTGCACATCACCCCACAGAGCTTACCGCAACTCTAAGTGCTGCAATGCATATGGGATTCCATGAGGTTTGGGCAATTTTTCAGCCTCATACCTTCAGCCGTACGGCTATGCTGCTTGATGATTTTGCAAAAGCTCTAACGATCCCTGACCATGTGATTGTCTCTGAAATTTTGCCGGTACGTGAAACGAATACGTATCACATCTACGCCGAAGATTTGGTCAAAAAAGTTCCCGGTGCTGTTTATCGAAAAACATTTCCTGAAATCACGGACTATGTTATAGAAAAGGCAAAGCCCGGGGATTTGATTCTCACCCTCGGTGGTGGGGATGTCTATAAATGTGCGAACCAAATTGTCAAACGATACCAGGAAAAAGCATAA
- a CDS encoding ComF family protein has protein sequence MNQILTKMLECFFPPHCVFCDRVLSSGQIICKHCSETVSETFWQRDFLLLSKYPFSCTALYDYTSEVRSALIRFKFQNETILKEYFGEKLSERMKEIPFQPDMVTSVPISQKRKRQRGYNQSELLAREISKDIKVPYQELLSKVRDNVPQHELSEQDRLENVKDVYCPKNDEEILGKKILLVDDILTTGATMCSAGQTLFCAGAKDVFGIAVATTPVSR, from the coding sequence ATGAACCAGATTCTGACTAAGATGCTTGAATGCTTTTTTCCGCCGCATTGTGTTTTTTGTGATCGCGTTTTGTCGAGTGGTCAAATCATCTGTAAGCATTGTTCCGAGACGGTTTCGGAAACCTTTTGGCAGAGGGATTTTTTGCTCTTGTCAAAGTATCCTTTTTCTTGTACAGCACTTTATGATTATACGAGCGAAGTACGAAGTGCCTTGATTCGGTTTAAATTTCAGAATGAAACGATTTTAAAAGAATATTTTGGGGAAAAGCTTTCGGAGCGGATGAAGGAAATTCCTTTTCAACCGGACATGGTTACGTCGGTTCCGATTTCCCAAAAGAGAAAAAGACAGCGCGGATATAATCAAAGTGAGCTTCTCGCAAGAGAAATTTCTAAAGACATAAAAGTTCCCTATCAAGAATTGCTTTCTAAAGTGCGGGATAATGTTCCGCAGCATGAATTATCAGAACAGGATCGTCTAGAAAATGTGAAAGATGTTTACTGCCCCAAAAATGACGAAGAGATTCTTGGGAAAAAGATTCTTTTAGTAGACGATATATTGACAACGGGAGCGACAATGTGTTCTGCTGGGCAAACTTTATTTTGTGCAGGAGCAAAAGATGTTTTTGGAATTGCAGTAGCAACAACTCCTGTTTCCCGTTGA
- the spoVFB gene encoding spore dipicolinate synthase subunit B (Evidence 2a : Function from experimental evidences in other organisms; PubMedId : 8098035, 8345520, 16707666, 25402593; Product type e : enzyme) → MKQLTFGFAMCGSFCTFSKAFEQMESLAQDGYRLIPIMSETAGSTDTRFGNAEDFKARAEMICGHPVIDSIVKAEPIGPQHLVDLMIVAPCTGNTLAKLAHGITDTAVTMAVKSCLRIGLPVLITLATNDALAASAQNIGRLLNTKHIFFTPFRQDAPKTKVTSVVADFPMILPAALKALEGKQLQPLLLGSNDSF, encoded by the coding sequence ATGAAACAACTTACCTTTGGATTTGCTATGTGTGGATCTTTCTGCACATTTTCAAAAGCTTTTGAGCAAATGGAATCTTTGGCGCAGGACGGATACCGGTTAATTCCAATTATGAGTGAAACAGCTGGTAGTACCGATACCAGATTCGGAAATGCGGAGGATTTTAAGGCTCGGGCAGAAATGATTTGTGGTCATCCGGTAATTGACAGCATTGTAAAAGCGGAACCAATCGGTCCGCAGCATTTGGTGGACCTGATGATCGTTGCGCCCTGTACTGGAAATACGCTGGCAAAGCTTGCGCATGGAATTACGGATACAGCAGTTACAATGGCAGTAAAATCCTGTTTGCGTATTGGATTGCCAGTGCTGATTACGTTAGCAACAAATGATGCTTTGGCGGCTTCTGCCCAAAATATTGGACGCCTACTCAACACCAAGCATATTTTCTTTACTCCATTCCGACAGGATGCGCCGAAAACAAAAGTGACTTCTGTGGTAGCAGATTTTCCGATGATTTTGCCGGCGGCATTAAAAGCCTTAGAAGGCAAACAACTACAGCCGCTTCTTTTAGGCAGTAATGATTCATTTTAA
- a CDS encoding Dipicolinate synthase subunit A, giving the protein MPFRHSFGILGGDKRQLFLAELLASDGYEVFVYGFPHVDFVHSFIQKVDLKTTLEYCRDLILPLPVSTDGKNLKAIYADEPIPLDDHFAKGCEGYRVYVGMKERLLKTSPLWQNVDLRDYNAQEEFAVRNAAITAEGAIGIAIGKYPDVLYHSRCLVVGFGRIGKQLSLRLKAMGANVSVCARKEKDYAMIESLGMEAIPTAKIGEKVSFDLIFNTVPAVLFNRMVLQQFPKTMILIDLASSPGGVDLEAAKELKINVVQALSLPAKIAPKAAGKVIQQTIYMMMRE; this is encoded by the coding sequence GTGCCTTTTCGTCATTCATTTGGAATTTTAGGGGGAGACAAACGTCAGTTGTTTCTGGCAGAACTTCTGGCGTCGGATGGCTATGAGGTTTTCGTTTATGGATTTCCCCATGTTGATTTTGTTCATTCATTCATTCAAAAAGTAGATTTAAAAACCACGCTAGAATATTGCCGGGATTTAATTCTGCCGCTTCCAGTAAGCACTGACGGAAAAAATTTGAAGGCAATTTATGCAGATGAACCGATTCCTTTAGATGATCATTTTGCAAAGGGATGCGAGGGATATCGAGTATATGTGGGTATGAAAGAGCGGTTGCTGAAAACCAGTCCGCTTTGGCAAAACGTAGATCTGCGGGATTATAATGCACAGGAGGAATTTGCGGTCCGGAACGCGGCCATTACCGCAGAGGGAGCGATTGGAATTGCAATTGGGAAATATCCAGATGTTCTCTATCACAGCAGATGTCTGGTCGTTGGCTTTGGAAGAATCGGGAAACAGCTTTCTTTAAGGCTAAAAGCGATGGGAGCAAATGTTTCTGTTTGCGCGAGAAAAGAAAAAGATTATGCGATGATTGAATCACTTGGAATGGAAGCGATTCCAACAGCAAAAATCGGGGAAAAAGTTTCTTTTGATTTGATTTTTAATACAGTGCCGGCAGTTTTATTTAACCGTATGGTTCTGCAGCAATTTCCCAAGACAATGATTTTAATTGATTTGGCATCTTCCCCCGGTGGGGTTGATCTGGAAGCGGCAAAGGAGCTGAAAATCAATGTTGTGCAGGCACTTTCGCTGCCAGCAAAGATAGCTCCAAAAGCAGCAGGAAAAGTAATTCAGCAAACGATTTATATGATGATGAGGGAGTGA
- the metK gene encoding S-adenosylmethionine synthetase (Evidence 2a : Function from experimental evidences in other organisms; PubMedId : 8755891, 10094622, 12910260, 16672621, 18634909; Product type e : enzyme), which yields MAKHFFTSESVTEGHPDKLCDQIADAILDKIIEKDPQAHVACEVTACTGVIHVMGEISTECYVDIPAVVREVVNSVGYNNPACGFDGNTCGVLTSIDMQSADIAMGVNESYEKKNGATDEADTIGAGDQGMMFGYACDETSEKMPLAISLAHKLSYRLAQVRKNGTLPYLRPDGKTQVTVEYDDDTPVRVEAVVVSAQHDPEIPLSQIRCDLLKEVIQSVIPEKWLDENTKYYVNPTGRFVIGGPVGDSGLTGRKIIVDTYGGYGRHGGGAFSGKDPTKVDRSAAYAARWVARNLVAAGLAKKCEVQLAYAIGVANPVSIRVDSFGTSAYDDERLANAVKKVFDLRPASIIKTLDLRRPIYRAISNYGQMGRNGMPWEEENRVNELKAALQ from the coding sequence ATGGCAAAACACTTTTTTACATCAGAATCAGTAACAGAGGGGCATCCCGATAAATTGTGCGATCAAATTGCGGATGCAATTCTGGATAAAATCATCGAAAAAGATCCGCAGGCACATGTTGCTTGTGAGGTAACGGCATGTACCGGTGTGATCCATGTGATGGGAGAAATTTCTACTGAGTGCTATGTCGATATCCCGGCAGTTGTGCGTGAGGTTGTTAATTCCGTTGGGTATAATAATCCTGCTTGCGGATTTGATGGGAATACCTGCGGCGTTTTGACTTCCATTGATATGCAGTCTGCGGATATTGCAATGGGTGTTAATGAATCCTATGAAAAGAAAAATGGTGCAACAGACGAAGCAGATACCATTGGTGCCGGAGATCAGGGCATGATGTTTGGCTATGCCTGTGATGAGACCTCTGAAAAAATGCCGTTGGCAATTTCTTTGGCACATAAGCTGAGTTACCGCCTTGCGCAGGTGCGTAAAAACGGGACTTTGCCTTATCTGCGGCCCGATGGAAAAACTCAGGTAACGGTAGAATATGATGATGATACCCCTGTTCGTGTGGAGGCGGTTGTCGTTTCGGCACAGCATGATCCGGAAATTCCGCTGAGTCAAATTCGGTGTGACCTTTTGAAAGAAGTAATTCAGAGTGTGATTCCGGAAAAATGGCTCGATGAAAATACAAAGTATTATGTAAACCCAACTGGACGCTTTGTAATTGGCGGCCCAGTAGGAGACAGCGGGCTTACCGGACGGAAGATTATTGTGGATACATACGGCGGATATGGTCGTCACGGCGGTGGTGCATTTTCCGGAAAAGACCCAACAAAGGTAGATCGTTCTGCGGCATATGCTGCACGTTGGGTAGCACGCAATCTGGTTGCAGCCGGACTTGCCAAGAAGTGTGAAGTTCAGCTTGCCTATGCAATCGGTGTTGCAAATCCGGTTTCTATTCGTGTGGATTCTTTCGGAACCTCTGCATATGATGATGAAAGACTCGCCAATGCAGTCAAGAAAGTATTTGATCTGCGTCCGGCGTCTATTATTAAGACGTTGGACCTGCGCCGCCCGATTTATCGCGCAATTTCCAATTATGGCCAGATGGGGCGTAATGGGATGCCTTGGGAAGAAGAGAACCGCGTAAATGAGCTGAAAGCTGCTCTGCAGTAA